From a region of the Bacteroidota bacterium genome:
- a CDS encoding amino acid permease: MPETPTRLKKNLTLFDVYAISTGAMFSSGFFLLPGLATAKAGPATVLAYLLAGVFILPAMFSAAELSTAMPKAGGAYYFLDRSLGPLAGTIGGIGTWLALVLKSAFALVGMGAYLVFFFDIPIRPLAAALTVAFAALNIVGAKETSGLQRVLVTVLVGVLAFFVVQGIVEIVGLPEGEIERQFTPLLPFGWDSILPAIGLVFVSYAGLTKVASVAEEVQDPDRNLPLGMFLSLFTATAIYCVGVFIMIAVLDADELRSDLTPVATAAEAFFDWLPEPWGLLLIVAAAIAAFASTGNAGILSASRYPLAMARDRLVSPRLGAIGRFGTPVPAILVTAGLMILAIVAFDVEAIAKLASAFQLLLFGLLNVAVIVMRESRIPSYVPGYRSPLYPWMQVAGILVPIVLVAQLGPIAWSAAVVMIAGGAWWYRRYAFPNPAVEREGAIYHLFERLGRRRYDGLDSELRAILKEKGMPDEAPFESLVTRAAVIDLEEAVPYADLIARTSAVLSDRIGVPVEQLEQGFIDASSYGSTPVAHGAALPHQRLPDLGEAEAVFVRCRAGITLDTSLEDGDRTEPVYAIFFLVSPEDSTSAHLRILAGLAGRIDEEQFMDEWLAAPDEQKLKETLLHNERYLSLRLRAGTDAAPLIGKALREVRLPAGTLVALVRRRGRLLVPGGATVLEAGDQVTLIGEAAGIAELYERYGHAPSDVQA, from the coding sequence GTGCCCGAGACTCCCACCCGGCTCAAAAAGAACCTCACGCTCTTCGACGTCTACGCGATCTCGACGGGCGCGATGTTCTCCTCCGGCTTCTTCCTCCTGCCCGGCCTCGCCACCGCGAAGGCGGGCCCGGCGACGGTCCTCGCGTACCTCCTCGCGGGCGTCTTCATCCTCCCGGCCATGTTCTCGGCGGCCGAGTTGTCGACCGCGATGCCGAAGGCCGGCGGGGCGTACTACTTCCTCGACCGCAGCCTCGGGCCGCTCGCAGGGACCATCGGGGGGATCGGGACGTGGCTGGCACTGGTCCTCAAGAGCGCGTTCGCGCTCGTCGGGATGGGGGCGTACCTCGTCTTCTTCTTCGACATCCCGATCCGGCCGCTGGCGGCCGCCCTCACGGTCGCGTTCGCAGCGCTCAACATCGTCGGGGCGAAGGAGACGAGCGGGTTGCAACGGGTCCTGGTGACGGTCCTCGTCGGGGTGCTCGCGTTCTTCGTTGTACAGGGAATCGTCGAGATCGTCGGGCTGCCCGAGGGCGAGATCGAGCGGCAGTTTACGCCGCTGCTGCCGTTCGGGTGGGACAGCATCCTGCCGGCCATCGGCCTCGTGTTCGTCTCCTACGCCGGGCTGACGAAGGTGGCCTCGGTCGCCGAGGAGGTGCAGGACCCGGACCGCAACCTCCCGCTCGGGATGTTCCTCTCGCTCTTCACCGCGACGGCGATCTACTGCGTCGGCGTCTTCATCATGATCGCCGTCCTCGACGCGGACGAGCTCAGGAGCGACCTCACGCCGGTGGCGACGGCGGCGGAGGCGTTCTTCGACTGGCTGCCGGAGCCGTGGGGCCTGCTGCTCATCGTCGCGGCGGCGATTGCGGCCTTCGCCTCGACGGGCAACGCGGGCATCCTCTCGGCCAGCCGCTACCCCCTGGCGATGGCGCGCGACCGCCTCGTCTCGCCGCGCCTGGGGGCCATCGGGCGCTTCGGGACGCCGGTCCCGGCCATCCTCGTGACGGCCGGGCTGATGATCCTCGCGATCGTGGCGTTCGACGTGGAGGCGATTGCGAAGCTCGCAAGCGCGTTTCAGCTCCTGCTCTTCGGGCTCCTCAACGTGGCCGTCATCGTGATGCGCGAGAGCCGCATTCCGAGCTACGTCCCCGGCTACCGCAGCCCGCTCTACCCCTGGATGCAGGTCGCGGGCATCCTGGTCCCCATCGTCCTCGTGGCGCAGCTCGGCCCGATCGCGTGGTCGGCGGCCGTCGTGATGATCGCCGGCGGGGCGTGGTGGTACCGCCGCTACGCCTTCCCGAACCCGGCCGTCGAGCGCGAGGGGGCGATCTACCACCTCTTCGAGCGTCTCGGGCGGCGGCGCTACGACGGCCTCGACTCCGAGCTGCGGGCGATCCTGAAGGAGAAGGGGATGCCGGACGAGGCCCCGTTCGAGAGCCTCGTGACGCGCGCTGCCGTGATCGACCTGGAGGAGGCCGTGCCCTACGCCGACCTCATCGCCCGCACCTCGGCGGTGCTCTCGGACCGGATCGGGGTGCCGGTGGAGCAGCTCGAGCAGGGCTTCATCGACGCCTCCAGCTACGGGTCGACGCCGGTGGCGCACGGGGCGGCACTCCCGCACCAGCGCCTCCCCGACCTCGGCGAGGCCGAGGCCGTCTTCGTCCGCTGCCGCGCCGGGATCACGCTCGACACGTCGCTCGAGGACGGCGACCGCACGGAGCCGGTCTACGCCATCTTCTTCCTCGTCAGCCCGGAGGACAGCACGAGCGCCCACCTCCGCATCCTCGCCGGCCTCGCCGGGCGGATCGACGAGGAGCAGTTCATGGACGAGTGGCTCGCCGCACCCGACGAGCAGAAGCTCAAGGAGACGCTCCTCCACAACGAGCGCTACCTCTCGCTCCGCCTCCGCGCGGGCACCGACGCGGCCCCGCTCATCGGCAAGGCGCTGCGCGAGGTCCGGCTCCCGGCCGGGACGCTCGTCGCGCTCGTGCGCCGCCGCGGGCGACTGCTCGTCCCGGGCGGCGCGACCGTCCTGGAGGCGGGCGACCAGGTCACGCTGATCGGCGAGGCCGCAGGCATCGCGGAACTCTACGAGCGCTACGGCCACGCGCCTTCGGACGTGCAGGCGTAG
- a CDS encoding type II toxin-antitoxin system VapC family toxin — MYLLDSNLIIYAGQAEHEPLRQFIEAETPLVSEVSRLEALGYHKLGGAERGFLEAFFDAAVVLPISRAIVDRAIELRQQRTLSLGDAFIGATALEHGLTLATRNVKDFAWIAGLQVTDPLAS; from the coding sequence GTGTACCTGCTCGACAGCAACCTAATTATCTACGCCGGGCAGGCCGAGCACGAGCCGCTACGCCAATTCATCGAGGCCGAGACCCCACTCGTGTCGGAGGTCAGCAGGCTCGAAGCGCTCGGTTACCACAAGTTGGGTGGGGCCGAGCGTGGGTTCCTGGAAGCGTTCTTCGATGCTGCCGTCGTGCTTCCGATATCGCGGGCCATCGTGGACCGGGCGATTGAACTGCGGCAGCAGCGAACGCTCTCGCTCGGCGATGCATTCATCGGCGCGACGGCGCTGGAGCACGGGCTGACCCTCGCTACGCGTAACGTGAAGGACTTCGCGTGGATCGCCGGCCTGCAGGTGACGGACCCACTCGCCTCTTGA
- a CDS encoding glucose-6-phosphate isomerase encodes MIALDRQHITPFLDDSARADLQPRVLDAHRKVLSGTGVGSDMLGWRDLLLSDPPPLDAIEEVAEEVRERADVLVCIGIGGSYLGAKAVTEALTPAFSDDTLEIVFAGHHLSPGYHEALLGYLDGKSVYANVISKSGSTLEPSLAFRFVRRFLEEHFDDASERIVVTTGPTGGLLNPLRDAKGYRKFVLPDGIGGRFSVLTPVGLLPIAAAGHDVRALFDGASDELKRLEGTDGNPALDYAADRYLLHEQGYKTELLAVFEPRLAGVGGWWQQLFGESEGKDHKGLFPSVAQYTSDLHSLGQYVQQGQRSLVESFLWARDAGGGPTVSEEDGNPDELNYLAGKTYAEVNRSAYEATAAAHAEGGVPNWTVTIPGLDARSVGALLAFYEHAVAVGGYLLGINPFDQPGVETYKQKMFSLLGRPD; translated from the coding sequence ATGATCGCCCTCGACCGCCAGCACATCACCCCGTTCCTCGACGACTCCGCCCGCGCCGACCTCCAGCCCCGCGTGCTCGACGCCCACCGAAAGGTGCTCAGCGGCACCGGCGTGGGCAGCGACATGCTCGGCTGGCGTGACCTGCTGCTCTCCGATCCGCCACCGCTCGACGCCATCGAGGAGGTCGCCGAGGAGGTCCGCGAGCGGGCCGACGTGCTGGTCTGCATCGGGATCGGCGGGTCGTACCTCGGCGCGAAGGCCGTGACCGAGGCGCTGACCCCGGCGTTCAGCGACGACACCCTGGAGATCGTCTTCGCCGGGCACCACCTCTCGCCGGGGTACCACGAGGCGCTGCTCGGCTATCTCGACGGCAAGAGCGTCTACGCCAACGTCATCTCGAAGAGCGGGAGCACGCTCGAGCCGTCGCTCGCCTTCCGGTTCGTCCGCCGGTTCCTCGAAGAGCACTTCGACGACGCCAGCGAGCGGATCGTCGTCACGACCGGCCCGACGGGCGGCCTCCTCAACCCGCTCCGCGACGCGAAGGGCTACCGCAAGTTCGTCCTCCCCGACGGCATCGGCGGGCGCTTCTCGGTCCTCACCCCCGTCGGCCTCCTCCCGATTGCCGCCGCCGGGCATGACGTGCGGGCGCTCTTCGACGGCGCCTCGGACGAGTTGAAGCGGCTCGAAGGCACCGACGGCAACCCCGCGCTGGACTACGCCGCCGACCGCTACCTCCTCCACGAGCAGGGCTACAAGACCGAACTCCTCGCTGTCTTCGAGCCACGGCTTGCGGGCGTCGGCGGGTGGTGGCAGCAGCTCTTCGGCGAGAGCGAGGGCAAGGACCACAAGGGCCTGTTCCCGTCGGTGGCGCAGTACACCTCCGACCTCCACTCGCTCGGTCAGTACGTGCAGCAGGGCCAGCGCTCGCTCGTCGAGAGCTTCCTCTGGGCGCGCGACGCGGGCGGCGGCCCGACGGTCAGCGAGGAGGACGGCAACCCGGACGAACTGAACTACCTCGCCGGCAAGACCTACGCCGAGGTCAACCGCAGCGCCTACGAGGCCACGGCCGCCGCCCACGCCGAGGGCGGCGTCCCGAACTGGACCGTCACCATACCCGGCCTCGACGCCCGGTCGGTCGGCGCGCTGCTCGCGTTCTACGAGCACGCGGTCGCGGTCGGCGGCTACCTGCTCGGCATCAACCCGTTCGACCAGCCCGGCGTGGAGACCTACAAGCAGAAGATGTTCAGTCTCCTCGGCCGCCCGGACTGA
- a CDS encoding potassium transporter TrkG has product MSHPTPLRATLAGPLRGVAPAKVVLLGYLACVVAGWALLALPWAHAVPGTAALDHLFTATSAVSTTGLATVPPSETYALFGELVILLLIQLGGVGYMTVGSFIVLASGKPLSAESEELIEHDFSVPEEFSVSQFVRGVVVFTLACETLGALALWALFAQAGVPEAGYQAVFHAVSAFSTAGFSLFDTSLEAFAGNVGVNAVVAILAYLGAIGFIVAVDVWRVGVRHRERLTFTSRIILRLTLLLTVVGTAGLFLTEQSVLSGGTGLRLMESLFQTMAAMTTVGFSTVPIGALSQGAMMVVLLLMIVGASPSGTGGGVKTTTLAAVYAVMRSVLSGQRAVTVWHRRLPIRRFTEATASFAFYMVMLASGVFVLTLTETATFDQIVFETASALSTVGLSLGITGDLSAAGKLLVVVLMFAGRLGALTFGSALFLHHDDEEDGPEEDVVV; this is encoded by the coding sequence ATGAGTCACCCAACCCCCTTGCGCGCGACGCTTGCCGGTCCGCTCCGGGGCGTCGCACCGGCGAAGGTGGTGCTGCTCGGCTACCTCGCCTGCGTGGTCGCCGGGTGGGCGCTGCTGGCGCTGCCGTGGGCGCACGCCGTCCCCGGCACGGCGGCGCTCGACCACCTCTTCACCGCCACGAGCGCGGTCTCGACGACCGGCCTCGCCACGGTCCCCCCGAGCGAGACCTACGCGCTCTTCGGCGAACTCGTGATCCTGCTGCTGATCCAGCTCGGCGGGGTCGGGTACATGACGGTCGGCTCGTTCATCGTGCTGGCCAGCGGCAAGCCCCTCTCGGCCGAGAGCGAGGAGCTGATCGAGCACGACTTCTCCGTCCCCGAGGAGTTCTCGGTCAGCCAGTTCGTGCGCGGGGTGGTCGTCTTCACGCTCGCCTGCGAGACGCTCGGGGCGCTGGCACTCTGGGCGCTCTTCGCGCAGGCCGGCGTGCCGGAGGCCGGGTACCAGGCCGTCTTCCACGCCGTCAGCGCCTTCTCCACGGCCGGGTTCAGCCTGTTCGACACGAGCCTCGAAGCGTTCGCGGGCAACGTCGGCGTCAACGCCGTCGTGGCGATCCTGGCCTACCTCGGAGCCATCGGCTTCATCGTGGCCGTCGACGTGTGGCGCGTCGGCGTCCGGCACCGCGAGCGGCTGACGTTTACGAGCCGGATCATCCTGCGCCTGACGCTCCTGCTGACGGTTGTGGGGACGGCGGGCCTCTTCCTGACCGAGCAGAGCGTGCTCTCCGGCGGCACGGGCCTGCGCCTGATGGAGTCGCTGTTCCAGACGATGGCGGCGATGACGACGGTCGGGTTCAGCACGGTCCCCATCGGGGCGCTCTCGCAGGGGGCGATGATGGTCGTGCTGCTCCTGATGATCGTCGGAGCGTCACCGTCGGGGACGGGCGGCGGGGTGAAAACGACGACGCTTGCGGCGGTCTACGCGGTGATGCGGAGCGTGCTCAGCGGGCAGCGGGCGGTCACGGTCTGGCACCGCCGCCTCCCGATCCGGCGGTTCACCGAGGCCACGGCGTCGTTCGCGTTCTACATGGTCATGCTGGCGAGCGGCGTCTTCGTGCTCACCCTGACCGAGACCGCCACGTTCGACCAGATCGTCTTCGAGACGGCGAGCGCGCTCAGCACCGTCGGCCTCTCGCTGGGGATCACGGGCGACCTCAGCGCGGCAGGCAAGCTCTTGGTCGTGGTGCTGATGTTCGCCGGGCGGCTCGGGGCGCTCACCTTCGGCTCGGCGCTCTTCCTGCACCACGACGACGAGGAGGACGGGCCGGAAGAGGACGTCGTCGTCTGA
- a CDS encoding acyl-CoA-binding protein, with amino-acid sequence MADLDTQFAAAAEAVQDLDERPDNATLLRLYALYKQGTAGDVSGKRPGFADFAGRAKYDAWADLEGTERPDAMQQYVDLVGELRS; translated from the coding sequence ATGGCTGATCTCGACACCCAATTCGCCGCGGCGGCCGAGGCCGTGCAGGACCTCGACGAGCGCCCCGACAACGCGACGCTGCTCCGGCTCTACGCCCTCTACAAGCAGGGCACGGCGGGCGACGTGAGCGGCAAGCGCCCCGGCTTCGCCGACTTCGCGGGCCGCGCCAAGTACGACGCCTGGGCCGACCTCGAAGGCACCGAGCGCCCCGACGCGATGCAGCAGTACGTGGACCTTGTGGGCGAACTCCGAAGCTGA
- a CDS encoding TonB-dependent receptor has translation MRGILSILLFLILVPASAAQSLSGRVTDADGTAVPGVNVTVPALERGAATDADGRYTLGNLPSGALTVVFSAVGYERAERTVTVRGAVTLDVTLAESVEALEAITVREDRVQEALARAPQSIAVLDAEDLDAVRGQTLGQTLERLPGVTTLSTGPSIQKPVIRGLHSDRVIVINKGVPQEGQQWGAEHAPEIDPFSGARIEVVRGAAGVEYGAGAIGGVVRIEDEPLPRTPGWSGQFSTNAFSNSSQAAGSLELEGSPVAVPGLGVRARGSFRRAGDARTPDYVLGNTAFSERSAEVALGYALGALDLEARASHFGTDLGVYRGSHFNSFDALDAVFEAGRPPVDYAFEYEVGAPKQDITHNILALRGRYDFGAGAQAEVQYGVQRNRRQEFDASRIGSRDPLERPAFDLVLITQTLDAKLQARPARLLGGDVLSSVGLHGMTQGNRSEIGYLIPNFRFYDGGAWARATWARGPVTVETGARLDGRWLRAFPRSSGDRGDFVETVRTWAGASGALGAIWQFAESWSASANASAAWRPPSVNELYSFGIHHGTAQFEVGDAALETERSLGLDATLRHESRRVSLEVSTYATRIADYLYLAPVRDLVVTIRGIFPEFRHQQTDARLVGFDGALDVNVGRGFGLGLTAAAVRGTDTERDEPLLAMPADRLGLSASYTLPSSGALRTPEVGLGATFVREQDRFPVRLDADGDPIALDYAPPPGGYALLGAELSGELRFGGTPVRLSLEVENILNTRYRDYLSRYRYFAHDPGRNVILRLQVPLGSP, from the coding sequence ATGCGGGGCATCCTCTCGATTCTCCTCTTCCTGATTCTCGTCCCGGCGTCGGCGGCGCAGTCCCTCAGCGGGCGCGTCACCGACGCGGACGGCACGGCGGTGCCGGGGGTCAACGTCACCGTCCCGGCCCTCGAGCGCGGCGCGGCGACCGATGCCGACGGGCGCTACACGCTCGGCAACCTGCCGAGCGGCGCGCTCACCGTCGTCTTCAGCGCGGTCGGGTACGAGCGCGCCGAGCGGACGGTGACCGTGCGTGGGGCGGTCACGCTGGACGTGACGCTCGCCGAGTCAGTCGAGGCGCTGGAGGCCATAACCGTGCGGGAGGACCGAGTGCAGGAAGCCCTCGCCCGCGCGCCGCAATCGATCGCCGTGCTCGACGCCGAGGACCTCGACGCCGTGCGCGGGCAGACGCTCGGGCAGACGCTCGAACGGCTCCCCGGCGTGACGACGCTCTCGACCGGGCCGAGCATCCAGAAGCCCGTCATCCGCGGGCTACACTCGGACCGCGTGATCGTCATCAACAAGGGCGTTCCGCAGGAAGGCCAGCAGTGGGGGGCCGAGCATGCGCCCGAGATCGACCCGTTCTCCGGCGCGCGGATCGAGGTCGTGCGCGGGGCGGCGGGCGTCGAGTACGGCGCGGGGGCGATTGGCGGCGTGGTGCGGATCGAGGACGAGCCGCTGCCCCGGACGCCGGGGTGGAGCGGGCAGTTCTCAACGAACGCGTTCTCGAACAGTTCGCAGGCCGCCGGGTCGCTCGAACTTGAAGGCAGCCCGGTCGCGGTGCCCGGCCTCGGCGTGCGCGCCCGCGGTAGCTTCCGCCGCGCGGGCGATGCCCGGACGCCGGACTACGTCCTCGGCAATACCGCATTCTCCGAGCGCAGCGCCGAGGTCGCCCTCGGCTACGCGCTCGGCGCGCTCGACCTCGAAGCCCGCGCCAGCCACTTCGGGACCGACCTCGGCGTCTACCGCGGCTCGCACTTCAACTCGTTCGACGCGCTCGACGCCGTCTTCGAGGCGGGCCGCCCGCCTGTGGACTACGCGTTCGAGTACGAGGTCGGCGCGCCGAAGCAGGACATCACGCACAACATCCTGGCCCTCCGCGGCCGCTACGACTTCGGGGCCGGGGCCCAGGCCGAGGTGCAGTACGGCGTGCAGCGCAACCGGCGCCAGGAGTTCGACGCCAGCCGCATCGGCAGCCGGGACCCGCTCGAGCGGCCGGCCTTCGACCTCGTCCTGATCACCCAGACGCTCGACGCGAAGCTCCAGGCGCGGCCCGCGCGGCTGCTCGGCGGCGACGTGCTCAGCAGCGTCGGCCTGCACGGGATGACGCAGGGCAACCGCTCCGAGATCGGCTACCTGATTCCCAACTTCCGGTTTTACGATGGCGGGGCCTGGGCGCGGGCGACATGGGCACGCGGGCCGGTCACCGTTGAAACTGGAGCGCGGCTCGACGGGCGCTGGCTGCGCGCCTTCCCTCGCAGTTCGGGCGACCGCGGCGACTTCGTCGAGACTGTGCGGACGTGGGCGGGGGCCTCGGGCGCACTCGGCGCGATCTGGCAGTTCGCCGAGTCGTGGTCCGCCAGCGCGAACGCGAGCGCGGCGTGGCGGCCGCCGAGCGTGAACGAGCTCTACAGCTTCGGCATCCACCACGGCACGGCGCAGTTCGAGGTCGGCGACGCCGCTCTCGAGACCGAGCGCAGCCTCGGCCTCGACGCGACGCTCCGCCACGAGAGCCGCCGCGTGTCCCTCGAGGTCAGCACCTACGCTACCCGCATCGCGGACTACCTCTACCTCGCCCCTGTCCGAGACCTCGTAGTCACGATACGGGGTATCTTCCCCGAGTTCCGCCACCAGCAGACCGACGCCCGCCTCGTCGGCTTCGACGGGGCGCTCGACGTGAACGTCGGGCGCGGCTTCGGGCTCGGGCTGACGGCCGCCGCCGTGCGCGGGACCGACACCGAGCGCGACGAACCGCTCCTCGCGATGCCCGCCGACCGCCTCGGGCTCTCCGCGAGCTACACCCTGCCGAGCTCAGGCGCACTCCGTACGCCGGAGGTGGGGCTCGGCGCGACGTTCGTCCGCGAGCAAGACCGGTTCCCCGTCCGGCTCGATGCTGACGGCGACCCCATCGCGCTCGACTACGCTCCTCCGCCCGGCGGCTACGCCCTCCTCGGGGCCGAGCTCTCGGGCGAACTCCGCTTCGGCGGGACGCCCGTCCGGCTCTCGCTCGAGGTCGAGAACATCCTCAACACGCGGTACCGCGACTACCTCAGCCGCTACCGCTACTTCGCCCACGACCCCGGCCGCAACGTGATCCTGCGCCTGCAGGTCCCGCTCGGCTCGCCGTGA
- a CDS encoding OmpA family protein: MHSPPAPAACLLLLLALSACSGGRVAEQEGTVTAMRADLDAARAEIDRLEAENLSMDRQLREAMDAAARAGGGTDRGETVAVLEARDLFGSGGARLTRAGTDRLADVAARLRTEFPGRLVRIEGHSDSQPIRTARFPSNWDLSTARASAVAVHFQQTHGFDGTMLEAVGLAEHHPVADNGTAEGRRQNRRVRIAVLDG, translated from the coding sequence ATGCACTCGCCTCCCGCTCCCGCCGCTTGCCTGCTCCTGCTCCTCGCGCTGAGTGCCTGCTCCGGCGGCCGCGTCGCCGAGCAGGAGGGTACGGTCACCGCGATGCGCGCCGACCTCGACGCCGCCCGCGCCGAGATCGACCGGCTCGAAGCCGAGAACCTCTCGATGGACCGCCAGCTCCGCGAGGCGATGGACGCGGCGGCCCGGGCCGGTGGCGGCACCGACCGGGGCGAGACGGTGGCGGTCCTGGAAGCGCGCGACCTCTTCGGCTCCGGCGGGGCCCGTCTCACGCGGGCTGGCACCGACCGCCTCGCCGACGTCGCCGCGCGGCTCCGGACGGAGTTCCCCGGTCGCCTCGTCCGCATCGAGGGGCACTCCGACAGCCAGCCGATCCGCACGGCCCGCTTCCCGTCCAACTGGGACCTCTCGACCGCCCGGGCGAGCGCCGTCGCCGTCCACTTCCAGCAGACGCACGGCTTCGACGGGACGATGCTCGAAGCCGTCGGCCTAGCCGAGCACCACCCAGTGGCCGACAACGGGACCGCGGAGGGCCGCCGCCAGAACCGCCGCGTCCGCATCGCGGTGCTGGACGGCTGA
- a CDS encoding transporter, with protein sequence MPTRSLGAALAAALFLFALPLHAQSWTSQRPDGHAPIGVMGDHTHGAGEVMFSYRYMFMPMEGSLLGTDEIADADVISPTGSNFLVTPTEMPMQMHMLGAMFAPANDLTLMLMVPLVFSEMDHVTRMGGTFQTESGGLGDVKLSALYTLARPGRSRIHANLGVSFPTGSIDEQDVNPMSMGNEVRLPYPMQIGSGTFDVMPGVTYLGQADAFSWGSQVSAKVRLGENSNDYRFGNVYGGTAWGAYKINDLVSASVRAEAMTWGDVDGADPAYAMAVANRVVPTVFSDLRGGTRLDAGLGVNFFVPSGSLHNLRVGAEVMLPVFQDLDGPQLEVDSMIEVGLQYSFGLFGDGHSH encoded by the coding sequence ATGCCTACTCGATCCCTAGGCGCCGCCCTCGCGGCCGCGCTCTTCCTCTTCGCCCTTCCCCTCCACGCTCAGTCTTGGACCTCGCAGCGCCCGGACGGCCACGCCCCCATCGGGGTGATGGGCGACCACACCCACGGCGCCGGCGAGGTGATGTTCTCCTACCGCTACATGTTCATGCCGATGGAGGGCAGCCTCCTCGGCACCGACGAGATCGCCGACGCCGACGTGATCAGCCCGACCGGCTCGAACTTCCTCGTCACGCCGACCGAGATGCCGATGCAGATGCACATGCTCGGCGCGATGTTCGCCCCGGCGAATGACCTGACGCTGATGCTGATGGTCCCGCTCGTCTTCTCCGAGATGGACCACGTCACGCGGATGGGCGGCACCTTCCAGACGGAGTCCGGCGGCCTGGGCGACGTGAAGCTCTCGGCGCTCTACACGCTGGCCCGCCCCGGCCGCAGCCGCATCCACGCCAACCTCGGCGTCAGCTTCCCGACTGGCTCCATCGACGAGCAGGACGTGAACCCGATGTCGATGGGGAACGAGGTCCGCCTGCCGTACCCGATGCAGATCGGCTCCGGCACGTTCGACGTGATGCCGGGCGTGACCTACCTCGGCCAGGCCGACGCCTTTAGCTGGGGCTCGCAGGTGTCGGCCAAAGTCCGCCTCGGCGAGAACAGCAACGACTACCGCTTCGGCAACGTCTACGGCGGCACGGCGTGGGGGGCCTACAAGATCAATGACCTCGTCAGCGCGTCTGTCCGCGCCGAGGCCATGACCTGGGGCGACGTCGACGGGGCCGACCCGGCCTACGCGATGGCTGTCGCCAACCGCGTGGTGCCGACCGTCTTCTCCGACCTACGCGGCGGCACGCGCCTCGACGCGGGCCTCGGCGTCAACTTCTTCGTCCCGAGCGGCTCGCTCCACAACCTCCGCGTCGGGGCCGAGGTGATGCTGCCCGTCTTCCAGGACCTCGACGGGCCGCAGCTCGAGGTGGACTCGATGATCGAGGTCGGCCTCCAGTACTCGTTCGGCCTGTTCGGAGACGGCCACAGCCACTGA
- a CDS encoding cation:proton antiporter, which produces MYFALWFLVAGLLLTLMALASTKLRRLPVSAAQLYLLVGVGIGPLGLGLLAVDPLEDAKALEVLSEVAVTLSLFAAGLKLRTPLSDGRWRLPLRLATVSMSATVGLVAAVGVFVLGLPVGAAVLLGAVLAPTDPVLAADVQVDEPTDRDRLRFSLTGEAGLNDGAAFPFVMLGLGLLGLHELGAWGSRWLALDVLWAVAGGLSVGAALGVATGRLVVYLRREHEEAVGTDDFLALCLVALSYGLALLVSTYAFLAVFAAGLALRFEERRHAEDETDPAKEVEALAGEGEDAEVATSPETAPAYMASAVLGFAELFERMGAVTLVVLVGSLLTYAAWTWEAALFAALLFFGVRPAAVALGLFGSDVSAVQRGLVGWFGMRGIGSVYYLMFAETHGLYDGFAETLLGLVLTTITASVVLHGLSVTPLMAWYRRREGQGE; this is translated from the coding sequence GTGTACTTCGCCCTCTGGTTCCTGGTCGCCGGGCTGCTGCTAACCCTGATGGCGCTGGCCTCGACGAAGCTGCGGCGGCTGCCGGTCTCGGCGGCGCAGCTCTACCTCCTCGTCGGCGTCGGCATCGGGCCGCTCGGGCTGGGGCTGCTCGCCGTGGACCCGCTGGAGGACGCGAAGGCGCTGGAGGTACTCTCCGAGGTCGCCGTCACGCTGTCGCTCTTCGCGGCCGGGCTGAAGCTTAGGACCCCGCTCTCGGACGGGCGGTGGCGGCTCCCGCTCCGCCTCGCCACGGTCTCGATGTCGGCGACCGTCGGCCTCGTCGCCGCGGTCGGCGTCTTCGTCCTCGGCCTGCCCGTCGGGGCCGCCGTCCTCCTCGGGGCCGTCCTCGCCCCGACCGACCCCGTCCTCGCGGCCGACGTGCAGGTGGACGAGCCGACCGACCGCGACCGGCTGCGGTTCAGCCTCACCGGCGAGGCCGGGCTGAACGACGGCGCGGCGTTCCCCTTCGTGATGCTCGGCCTCGGCCTCCTCGGGCTCCACGAACTCGGCGCCTGGGGCTCGCGCTGGCTCGCGCTCGACGTGCTGTGGGCCGTCGCCGGCGGCCTCAGCGTCGGGGCCGCGCTCGGCGTGGCGACGGGGCGGCTCGTGGTCTACCTTCGGCGCGAGCACGAAGAGGCCGTCGGGACGGACGACTTCCTCGCGCTCTGCCTCGTCGCGCTGAGCTACGGCCTCGCGCTCCTCGTCAGCACGTACGCTTTCCTCGCCGTCTTCGCTGCGGGCCTCGCGCTCCGCTTCGAGGAGCGCCGCCACGCCGAGGACGAGACCGACCCGGCGAAGGAGGTCGAGGCGCTCGCCGGCGAAGGCGAGGACGCCGAGGTGGCGACGAGCCCCGAGACGGCCCCGGCCTACATGGCCTCGGCCGTCCTCGGGTTCGCCGAACTGTTCGAGCGGATGGGGGCCGTGACGCTCGTCGTCCTCGTGGGGTCGCTCCTGACCTACGCCGCGTGGACGTGGGAGGCGGCCCTGTTCGCCGCCCTCCTGTTCTTCGGCGTGCGCCCCGCCGCCGTCGCGCTCGGCCTCTTCGGCAGCGACGTGTCGGCGGTGCAGCGAGGGCTCGTCGGGTGGTTCGGGATGCGGGGGATCGGCTCGGTCTACTACCTCATGTTCGCCGAGACCCACGGCCTCTACGACGGCTTCGCCGAGACCCTCCTCGGCCTCGTCCTCACGACCATCACCGCGAGCGTCGTCCTCCACGGCCTCTCGGTCACGCCGCTCATGGCGTGGTACCGCCGCCGCGAAGGGCAGGGCGAATGA